The Zingiber officinale cultivar Zhangliang chromosome 9A, Zo_v1.1, whole genome shotgun sequence genome window below encodes:
- the LOC122018807 gene encoding adenine/guanine permease AZG2-like yields the protein MGGQGQMRLWRRAEERVNRAFADSAVGRYFKVDARDTYFTRELRAGAATFLTMVYIVSVNAAILTASGGPCTVRDCSPRPSTNSSASVLPPGPECKFDGNPGYQGCLARIQKDLVVATAATAVIGSFAMGTVANLPLALAPGMGSNVYFTYNMVGFHGSGRLPYETALAIIMVEGCLFLAISLLGIRSRIARLLPRSIRLASAAGIGLFLAFTGLQSQVGVGLVGPSSSTLVTLTACARTDPATGQCLGGRLQSPTFWLGAVGFLITAMCHARNVKGAMIYGIIFVTLVSWIRGTSVSMFPDTEQGNANFDYFKKVVDFHLIDATAWRISFAGFGRSEVWLALPTLLYVDILETTGSMFSMAEYAGFTDGTGGFEGEYRAFAVDASSTIVGSMLGTTTVTTYIESTAGLREGGRTGVTAIMVAVLFLASLFFAPLFTSVPAWAVGPSLVLVGALMMVVVREVDWAEPKEAVPAFLIMLLMPLTYSIAYGIVAGIGTHIVLHLFDYITAVYRWFDNTKKNTDGKHVLATETEGNTAAIANASV from the coding sequence ATGGGAGGCCAAGGGCAGATGCGATTGTGGCGGCGGGCGGAGGAAAGAGTCAACCGCGCCTTCGCCGACAGCGCCGTCGGGCGCTACTTCAAGGTCGACGCTCGCGACACCTATTTCACCAGAGAACTCCGCGCCGGGGCTGCCACGTTCCTCACCATGGTCTACATCGTGTCCGTCAACGCCGCCATCCTCACCGCATCCGGCGGCCCGTGCACCGTCCGTGACTGCTCGCCGCGGCCGTCCACCAACTCCTCCGCCTCCGTCCTTCCACCTGGACCCGAGTGCAAGTTCGACGGAAACCCGGGATACCAGGGCTGCCTGGCGCGGATCCAGAAGGACCTCGTGGTGGCCACGGCCGCCACGGCCGTGATCGGCAGCTTCGCCATGGGCACGGTGGCCAACCTCCCCTTGGCGCTCGCCCCTGGAATGGGCTCCAACGTCTACTTCACCTACAATATGGTGGGCTTCCACGGCTCCGGCCGTTTGCCTTACGAGACCGCCCTCGCAATCATCATGGTCGAGGGTTGTCTCTTCCTGGCGATCTCCTTGCTCGGCATCCGCTCCAGGATCGCCCGCCTCCTACCGCGCTCCATCCGCCTCGCCTCCGCCGCCGGCATCGGCCTATTCCTCGCCTTCACGGGCCTGCAATCCCAGGTGGGCGTCGGCCTGGTGGGGCCTAGCTCCTCCACCCTCGTCACGCTCACTGCCTGCGCCCGCACCGACCCCGCCACCGGCCAGTGTCTCGGCGGCAGGCTGCAGAGCCCCACCTTCTGGCTCGGTGCCGTCGGCTTCCTCATCACGGCGATGTGCCACGCCCGCAACGTCAAGGGAGCCATGATCTACGGCATCATCTTCGTCACATTAGTCTCGTGGATCCGCGGCACCAGCGTCTCGATGTTCCCCGACACGGAACAGGGGAACGCCAATTTCGACTACTTCAAGAAGGTCGTCGACTTCCATTTGATCGACGCAACCGCCTGGCGAATCAGCTTCGCTGGCTTCGGAAGGAGCGAGGTGTGGCTGGCGCTGCCGACGTTGCTGTACGTCGACATTCTCGAGACGACCGGGTCGATGTTCTCGATGGCAGAGTACGCGGGGTTCACGGACGGTACCGGCGGGTTCGAGGGCGAGTACCGGGCGTTCGCCGTGGATGCGAGCTCCACCATCGTGGGCTCCATGCTAGGGACCACGACGGTGACGACGTACATCGAGTCGACGGCAGGGTTGCGGGAGGGCGGGAGAACAGGGGTCACGGCAATCATGGTGGCCGTGCTGTTCCTGGCCTCGCTCTTCTTCGCGCCCCTGTTCACCAGCGTCCCTGCGTGGGCGGTGGGCCCGTCGCTGGTGCTGGTGGGCGCGTTGATGATGGTGGTGGTGCGGGAGGTGGATTGGGCGGAGCCGAAGGAGGCGGTGCCGGCGTTTCTCATCATGCTCCTGATGCCGCTCACGTACTCGATCGCTTATGGGATTGTCGCCGGCATAGGAACGCACATTGTGCTCCACCTGTTCGATTATATTACCGCGGTTTACAGATGGTTCGACAACACGAAGAAGAACACCGATGGAAAGCATGTTTTGGCCACAGAGACAGAAGGAAATACCGCTGCCATTGCAAATGCTTCTGTTTGA